In Erigeron canadensis isolate Cc75 chromosome 1, C_canadensis_v1, whole genome shotgun sequence, a single window of DNA contains:
- the LOC122582917 gene encoding uncharacterized protein LOC122582917, with the protein MNLDKSWTKITNKFDRRFINGALAFAEMGERYIDSQGNMHCPCKECVNARRHVPSVVATHIIHNGFDPTYDVWLYHGEHLPGYESDISESEFEQTESESNDDGERELLDDAFPTGGENIAENIMEDAEQHQNPNVEKLFVDMEKRLYPECEFSVLGFLLEFMNVKVTCNMTNVTMDRILDLFSRAFKDANFPKNHYQAKKYLCTLGLGYQSIHACKYDCALFWEENKDLQSCPHCNTSRYEEKSNGKKKPVKVLRYFPITSRLKRLYASRHTSKDMLWHHQNRTKEKGVLRHPADGMAWKHFDKLFPDFANDPRNVRLGLASDGFNPLGAMSLSYSMWSVVIVPYNMPPWKSMVDASFMLTLLIPGRDSPGKHIDVFLRPLIDELKLLWDNGVETYDCESKQTFNMHAVLLWTINDFPAYGYLSGWTTSGYKACPVCNDDACSIGIRDKIAYMGHRRFLQENHSWRNARDFNGKIETRLAPKPISGDDCLRQLEHISIHQHGKHPAHVGTKRKRNTGDLNWSKKSIFFELPYWSKLLIRHNIDVMHVEKNVCENVLGTLLDIDGKTKNTYKARMDLEDMNIRKELHLVRKNDRLLKPHASYVLFREERKQFCNLVKSVRFQDGFAGNLEKNVIVDQGRIQGLKSHDCHILLQCMIPIAIRPFMTKQIRDALIELSRFFKKLTEPTLYVSELEALQKEIVNILCKLERIFPPSFFTIMVHLCVHFPQEAILGGPVQSRWMYPIERYLGHLKKYVRNKAKLEGSIAKGYVVEEAMTFCSQYLKGVESKLDRHGKNDDKTNNGSQSFALDIFRLNGRGVGKKEVRVLPGDLLKKATWFVYNNCEEIQPYLERTQNSGVIVQGVYNDIEDDYYGYIDEVTELSFIKDYRVILFKCTWFDNDRKRKHVVYEPHFISINTSRHVYKEDPFILANQAKQVFYVNDPLKPNSQWKVIERINHRHLWDIPEDNNAHNLLEDVNLLREDIPGETVQNVGGGRSHDTVNVFINDEIDDSDNDMEDFDSDSILDELDKNEIDNND; encoded by the exons ATGAATTTGGACAAGAGCTGGACTAAAATCACTAATAAGTTTGATCGAAGGTTCATCAATGGAGCACTAGCTTTTGCAGAAATGGGTGAAAGATACATTGATAGTCAAGGAAATATGCATTGTCCATGTAAAGAGTGTGTAAATGCTAGAAGACATGTTCCTTCAGTTGTTGCTACTCATATAATTCATAATGGTTTTGATCCAACATACGACGTATGGCTATATCACGGTGAACATTTACCTGGTTATGAATCAGACATATCAGAAAGTGAGTTTGAACAAACTGAAAGTGAATCAAATGATGACGGTGAAAGAGAGTTACTTGATGATGCGTTTCCAACAGGCGGTGAAAACATAGCTGAAAACATTATGGAAGATGCTGAACAACACCAGAATCCAAATGTGGAAAAGTTATTTGTCGATATGGAGAAGCGTCTATACCCGGAATGTGAGTTTTCCGTACTGGGATTTTTATTGGAGTTCATGAATGTAAAGGTAACATGTAACATGACTAATGTGACAATGGATAGGATTTTGGATTTATTTAGCCGAGCTTTCAAGGATGCAAACTTTCCAAAAAATCATTATCAAGCAAAAAAGTATTTATGTACTCTTGGACTAGGATACCAATCTATCCATGCTTGCAAATATGATTGTGCattattttgggaagaaaataAAGACTTACAAAGTTGTCCACATTGCAACACTAGCCGTTATGAAGAAAAGAGTAATGGGAAGAAGAAACCAGTAAAAGTCTTGCGTTACTTTCCCATCACAAGTAGACTTAAGCGTTTATATGCATCAAGGCACACTTCTAAGGACATGCTGTGGCACCACCAAAACAGAACCAAAGAGAAGGGGGTTCTTAGGCATCCGGCTGACGGAATGGCATGGAAACACTTTGATAAATTATTTCCTGATTTTGCAAATGATCCTCGAAATGTTCGTTTGGGGCTTGCGAGTGATGGTTTCAATCCTTTAGGGGCAATGAGTCTTTCATATAGTATGTGGTCTGTTGTGATCGTACCATACAACATGCCTCCTTGGAAGTCTATGGTAGATGCTTCATTTATGTTGACATTGTTAATTCCTGGACGCGATTCACCAGGAAAGCATATTGATGTATTTTTGCGGCCACTCATTGATGAATTGAAACTTTTATGGGATAACGGTGTTGAAACATATGATTGTGAATCAAAACAGACATTCAACATGCATGCCGTACTTCTATGGACAATCAATGATTTTCCTGCGTATGGTTATCTGTCTGGATGGACCACAAGTGGATACAAGGCATGTCCAGTATGTAACGATGATGCCTGCAGTATAGGTATACGAGATAAAATAGCATATATGGGTCATAGGCGATTTCTTCAAGAGAATCACTCATGGAGGAATGCACGAGACTTTAACGGGAAGATAGAGACTAGGCTTGCACCTAAACCTATCAGCGGAGATGATTGCTTACGACAGTTGGAACATATCAGCATACATCAACATGGTAAACATCCTGCTCATGTAGGAACAAAAAGAAAACGGAACACAGGGGATTTGAATTGGTCAAAGAAAAGTATCTTTTTCGAACTCCCGTATTGGTCTAAGTTGTTGATCCGTCACAACATTGATGTGATGCATGTTGAAAAGAATGTGTGTGAAAACGTGTTAGGAACACTATTAGACATAGATGGAAAGACGAAAAATACATACAAAGCTCGAATGGATTTGGAAGATATGAATATACGTAAAGAGCTTCACTTAGTAAGAAAGAATGATCGCCTGCTTAAACCACATGCTTCGTATGTTTTATTTCgagaagaaagaaaacaattttgtaATCTAGTCAAGTCTGTGCGTTTTCAAGATGGATTTGCAggaaatttagaaaaaaatgtgATTGTTGACCAAGGAAGGATACAAGGGCTTAAATCACATGATTGCCACATTTTACTACAATGCATGATTCCTATTGCAATTCGTCCTTTTATGACAAAACAGATTCGGGATGCACTAATAGAATTGTCTCGCTTTTTTAAGAAACTTACTGAACCGACCTTGTATGTGTCAGAGTTGGAAGCGCTGCAGAAAGAGATAGTTAACATTTTATGCAAGCTTGAAAGAATATTTCCTCCATCTTTTTTTACAATTATGGTGCACCTGTGTGTGCATTTTCCTCAAGAGGCAATTTTAGGAGGACCTGTGCAATCAAGGTGGATGTATCCAATCGAAAGATACCTTGGTCATTTAAAGAAATATGTTAGAAATAAAGCTAAACTCGAAGGGTCGATTGCAAAAGGTTATGTTGTTGAAGAAGCTATGACCTTTTGTTCACAATATTTAAAAGGTGTTGAATCGAAGTTGGACAGACATGGCAAGAATGATGACAAAACAAATAACGGTAGTCAAAGCTTTGCATTGGATATTTTTAGATTAAATGGCCGAGGGGTTGGGAAGAAAGAAGTTCGTGTCCTTCCTGGTGATCTTTTGAAAAAAGCAACATGGTTTGTCTACAACAATTGTGAAGAAATTCAACCGTACTTGGA GCGGACACAAAATTCTGGAGTTATTGTCCAAGGAGTTTATAATGATATTGAAGACGACTATTATGGATATATTGATGAGGTAACTGAATTGTCATTTATAAAAGATTATCGTGTTATATTATTCAAATGCACATGGTTTGACAATGATCGTAAAAGAAAGCATGTGGTATATGAACCTCATTTCATAAGCATAAACACCTCTCGACATGTTTATAAGGAAGATCCTTTCATTTTAGCAAATCaagccaaacaagtattttatgtCAATGACCCACTTAAACCAAATTCACAATGGAAAGTGATTGAAAGGATTAACCACAGACACCTATGGGATATTCCAGAAGACAATAATGCACACAATTTGTTAGAAGATGTCAACCTTCTTCGTGAAGACATTCCAGGAGAAACGGTTCAAAATGTTGGTGGTGGGCGTTCTCATGATACTgtaaatgtttttattaatgatgAGATAGATGATTCTGATAACGATATGGAAGATTTTGATTCGGATTCAATTCTAGATGAACTTGACAAGAATGAGATAGACaataat GATTGA